One window from the genome of Salvia splendens isolate huo1 chromosome 9, SspV2, whole genome shotgun sequence encodes:
- the LOC121746781 gene encoding protein LTV1 homolog isoform X2 — MGKKKFFDKKKSATFQLMARDTSDPNYSSDPMGDRVFVRVDNNEYIPTTMEDSADPDSVYADAPDDYDDEEDPYGGSGEVVDHKSKTTGLPDNIRREILELGFPDDGYNYLAHMREIKNTGGGSTYFNNPKADVHQLPQDVKAYDASRVEVSNVSDAVEKSIYSVAAKTVNVRLHKALDPEIAALLDDRNSSDFGSEVEDLEEDFVVKANLFEGSVGQEVDEKFNGEELDEKLSFTSRSRFNHPGVQDTIVSGSTENRPSSYLDNERPRVRRPLDEQFDMLELQEYGSDNEEEFMGYMDEEDCQESLKEKLSNALEGHPSNVLHHNNEGLDDEPPELTAEVIRRCREYAEMFEDQDDQEVVLVEESSHEAEAWDCETIVTTYSTLDNHPAKIGAPEGRRRKKKMAEALSGSATGTSQIITLRGRERLPVDFLPANRKRVEEKATDEKDVNNKKSDLHKKKPRAQESKEEKKERKSAVKLERREARQLKKETKEVYKSESHRAQKVAAFTGPSSIHLM; from the exons ATGGGAAAGAAGAAATTCTTTGATAAGAAAAAATCAGCCACATTCCAGCTCATGGCCAGGGACACATCTGATCCGAATTACTCATCGGACCCAATGGGTGATCGTGTTTTTGTACGTGTAGACAACAATGAGTATATACCTACCACAATGGAAGACTCTGCTGATCCTGACTCGGTTTATGCTGATGCCCCTGATGAttatgatgatgaggaggatcCATATGGTGGCTCTGGAGAAGTGGTCGATCATAAATCTAAAACTACGGGCTTGCCTGATAATATACGAAGGGAGATTCTGGAGCTAGGGTTTCCAGATGATGGGTACAATTATCTGGCCCATATGCGGGAGATAAAGAACACAGGCGGTGGTTCAACATATTTTAATAATCCCAAGGCTGATGTCCATCAGCTTCCGCAAGACGTTAAG GCCTATGATGCTTCAAGGGTTGAGGTTTCCAATGTGAGTGATGCTGTTGAGAAATCTATTTACAGTGTGGCAGCAAAGACTGTTAATGTGAGATTGCATAAAGCGCTGGATCCTGAAATTGCGGCATTGCTGGATGATCGTAACTCTTCAGACTTTGGGTCTGAAGTTGAGGACTTGGAAGAGGATTTTGTTGTCAAAGCAAATCTTTTCGAAGGAAGTGTAGGTCAAGAAGTTGATGAGAAGTTTAATGGTGAAGAACTTGATGAGAAGTTGAGTTTTACTTCACGTTCAAGGTTTAATCATCCAGGGGTTCAGGACACCATTGTATCCGGCTCAACAGAGAATAGGCCTTCCTCATACTTAGATAATGAGAGGCCTAGAGTTCGTCGTCCACTTGATGAGCAGTTTGATATG CTTGAGCTCCAAGAATATGGTTCTGACAATGAAGAAGAATTTATGGGGTACATGGATGAGGAAGATTGCCAAGAGTCCCTTAAAGAAAAGCTGAGCAATGCTCTTGAGGGCCATCCATCGAATGTCTTGCATCATAACAATGAAGGACTTGATGATGAGCCCCCTGAATTAACTGCTGAAGTGATTCGCCGATGCAGAGAATATGCTGAAATGTTTGAAGATCAAGATGATCAAGAAGTAGTGCTGGTTGAAGAGAGCAGCCATGAAGCAGAAGCTTGGGACTGTGAGACTATCGTAACTACTTATTCAACACTCGACAATCACCCTGCTAAAATAGGAGCTCCAgaagggaggaggaggaagaagaagatggctGAGGCATTATCTGGATCTGCTACTGGCACCAGCCAAATTATAACACtcagagggagagagagacttCCCGTAGACTTTTTGCCTGCTAATAGAAAAAGAGTTGAAGAGAAGGCAACAGATGAGAAAGATGTGAATAACAAGAAAAGTGATCTACATAAAAAGAAGCCACGCGCTCAAGAGTCGAAGGAggaaaagaaagagaggaag TCTGCTGTGAAATTAGAACGGCGCGAGGCACGGCAAttgaaaaaggaaacaaaagaGGTTTATAAGTCTGAGTCTCATCGTGCTCAAAAAGTTGCAGCTTTCACTGGACCTTCATCTATTCATCTCATGTGA
- the LOC121746781 gene encoding protein LTV1 homolog isoform X1, producing the protein MGKKKFFDKKKSATFQLMARDTSDPNYSSDPMGDRVFVRVDNNEYIPTTMEDSADPDSVYADAPDDYDDEEDPYGGSGEVVDHKSKTTGLPDNIRREILELGFPDDGYNYLAHMREIKNTGGGSTYFNNPKADVHQLPQDVKAYDASRVEVSNVSDAVEKSIYSVAAKTVNVRLHKALDPEIAALLDDRNSSDFGSEVEDLEEDFVVKANLFEGSVGQEVDEKFNGEELDEKLSFTSRSRFNHPGVQDTIVSGSTENRPSSYLDNERPRVRRPLDEQFDMLELQEYGSDNEEEFMGYMDEEDCQESLKEKLSNALEGHPSNVLHHNNEGLDDEPPELTAEVIRRCREYAEMFEDQDDQEVVLVEESSHEAEAWDCETIVTTYSTLDNHPAKIGAPEGRRRKKKMAEALSGSATGTSQIITLRGRERLPVDFLPANRKRVEEKATDEKDVNNKKSDLHKKKPRAQESKEEKKERKSAVKLERREARQLKKETKEVYKSESHRAQKVAAFTGPSSIHLM; encoded by the exons ATGGGAAAGAAGAAATTCTTTGATAAGAAAAAATCAGCCACATTCCAGCTCATGGCCAGGGACACATCTGATCCGAATTACTCATCGGACCCAATGGGTGATCGTGTTTTTGTACGTGTAGACAACAATGAGTATATACCTACCACAATGGAAGACTCTGCTGATCCTGACTCGGTTTATGCTGATGCCCCTGATGAttatgatgatgaggaggatcCATATGGTGGCTCTGGAGAAGTGGTCGATCATAAATCTAAAACTACGGGCTTGCCTGATAATATACGAAGGGAGATTCTGGAGCTAGGGTTTCCAGATGATGGGTACAATTATCTGGCCCATATGCGGGAGATAAAGAACACAGGCGGTGGTTCAACATATTTTAATAATCCCAAGGCTGATGTCCATCAGCTTCCGCAAGACGTTAAG GCCTATGATGCTTCAAGGGTTGAGGTTTCCAATGTGAGTGATGCTGTTGAGAAATCTATTTACAGTGTGGCAGCAAAGACTGTTAATGTGAGATTGCATAAAGCGCTGGATCCTGAAATTGCGGCATTGCTGGATGATCGTAACTCTTCAGACTTTGGGTCTGAAGTTGAGGACTTGGAAGAGGATTTTGTTGTCAAAGCAAATCTTTTCGAAGGAAGTGTAGGTCAAGAAGTTGATGAGAAGTTTAATGGTGAAGAACTTGATGAGAAGTTGAGTTTTACTTCACGTTCAAGGTTTAATCATCCAGGGGTTCAGGACACCATTGTATCCGGCTCAACAGAGAATAGGCCTTCCTCATACTTAGATAATGAGAGGCCTAGAGTTCGTCGTCCACTTGATGAGCAGTTTGATATG CTTGAGCTCCAAGAATATGGTTCTGACAATGAAGAAGAATTTATGGGGTACATGGATGAGGAAGATTGCCAAGAGTCCCTTAAAGAAAAGCTGAGCAATGCTCTTGAGGGCCATCCATCGAATGTCTTGCATCATAACAATGAAGGACTTGATGATGAGCCCCCTGAATTAACTGCTGAAGTGATTCGCCGATGCAGAGAATATGCTGAAATGTTTGAAGATCAAGATGATCAAGAAGTAGTGCTGGTTGAAGAGAGCAGCCATGAAGCAGAAGCTTGGGACTGTGAGACTATCGTAACTACTTATTCAACACTCGACAATCACCCTGCTAAAATAGGAGCTCCAgaagggaggaggaggaagaagaagatggctGAGGCATTATCTGGATCTGCTACTGGCACCAGCCAAATTATAACACtcagagggagagagagacttCCCGTAGACTTTTTGCCTGCTAATAGAAAAAGAGTTGAAGAGAAGGCAACAGATGAGAAAGATGTGAATAACAAGAAAAGTGATCTACATAAAAAGAAGCCACGCGCTCAAGAGTCGAAGGAggaaaagaaagagaggaag TCTGCTGTGAAATTAGAACGGCGCGAGGCACGGCAAttgaaaaaggaaacaaaagaGGTTTATAAGTCTGAGTCTCATCGTGCTCAAAAAGTTGCAGCTTTCACTGGACCTTCATCTATTCATCTCAT GTAA
- the LOC121748383 gene encoding RNA polymerase II degradation factor 1-like, with the protein MASARAPNSGSKSFDFGSDDILCSHEDYGNQDGNNGIHTDPSIASNPSKEFNKSRMARSAVFPASTYSTPEESSFSHDVISTVDNTMKKYTDNIMRFLEGISSRLSQLELYCYNLDKSIGEMHADWVRDHGEADSKLRSLEKHVQEVHRSVQILRDKQELADTQKELAKLQLAQKDSTSANTKQQNEERTSAPASEPKSAENSSDYHDQQLALALPHQVAPQPSHHARPVEHQHPSIAPQSSMPPQSMAQVQAYCLPPQQMTNIPPPQQSQTQYLPAQSQVQDLSRMAPQQSQPQGNMSPQVQSYPQQWSQQQPVQQSQQSAMPPQIRASSPMVYSPYPSGQPNQSPSEMAPGSMHMQVSFAGASRPGSAGSDGLPYGYGAPPARPIQQQVPTQQHKTGYTAQSGDGYMPGGPRPQLPPGNTYMVFDGESGRAHHLPPQPQFQQNVYPQNSIPPQNPPRVPSSNMLGPPQPMRGHPYSELIEKLSSMGYRSDHVLGVIQRLEESGQAIDFNALLDRLNGHPAGSQRGW; encoded by the exons ATGGCATCGGCACGCGCCCCAAATTCGGGTTCAAAATCGTTCGATTTCGGCTCAGATGATATTCTATGTTCCCACGAGGATTACGGAAATCAGGATGGAAATAATGGTATCCACACCGATCCTTCCATTGCATCCAATCCCTCCAAg GAGTTTAACAAAAGCAGAATGGCCAGATCAGCTGTTTTTCCTGCATCAACTTATAGTACACCTGAAGAATCCTCATTTAGTCATGATGTAATCTCCACTGTTGATAACACCATGAAGAAATACACTGACAACATCATGCGTTTTCTTGAGGGAATTAGTTCACGACTGTCACAGTTGGAATTATACTGTTACAATCTGGATAAATCAATTGGAGAAATGCATGCCGACTGGGTTCGTGATCATGGAGAGGCAGATTCCAAGCTCAGATCTCTGGAGAAGCATGTTCAAGAG GTGCACAGGTCTGTGCAGATTTTAAGAGATAAGCAGGAACTTGCTGATACTCAGAAGGAGTTAGCCAAACTTCAGCTTGCACAAAAGGATTCCACTTCAGCTAACACTAAACAACAGAATGAGGAAAGAACTTCTGCACCTGCTTCTGAACCTAAAAGTGCAGAGAACTCATCAGATTATCATGATCAGCAGTTGGCACTCGCACTACCTCATCAAGTAGCTCCGCAGCCCTCTCACCATGCTCGGCCAGTTGAGCATCAGCATCCTTCAATTGCACCCCAGTCATCCATGCCTCCACAGAGTATGGCGCAAGTACAGGCATACTGCTTACCTCCTCAACAAATGACCAATATCCCCCCACCCCAACAATCTCAAACTCAGTACCTGCCGGCACAATCTCAAGTTCAAGACCTCTCCAGGATGGCACCACAGCAGTCCCAGCCCCAGGGAAACATGAGCCCGCAGGTTCAGTCATATCCACAGCAATGGTCCCAGCAGCAGCCTGTTCAACAATCCCAACAGTCAGCTATGCCGCCACAGATTAGAGCCTCCTCTCCAATGGTTTACTCTCCTTATCCTTCTGGTCAGCCAAATCAATCTCCTTCTGAAATGGCTCCTGGAAGCATGCACATGCAGGTATCATTTGCAGGAGCATCCCGACCTGGTTCGGCAGGTTCTGATGGATTACCTTATGGGTACGGTGCTCCTCCTGCCAGGCCAATCCAACAGCAGGTCCCGACCCAACAACACAAGACTGGATACACAGCTCAATCAGGAGATGGTTACATGCCTGGCGGGCCTCGTCCCCAACTTCCCCCTGGAAATACATACATGGTTTTCGATGGTGAATCAGGAAGGGCACATCATCTGCCTCCACAGCCTCAGTTCCAACAAAATGTTTATCCTCAGAATAGCATCCCTCCACAAAATCCACCGCGTGTTCCTAGCAGTAACATGTTAGGCCCACCTCAGCCTATGCGCGGCCATCCTTACAGTGAGCTGATAGAGAAGTTGAGCAGCATGGGATACAGAAGCGACCATGTTCTTGGTGTCATTCAGAGGCTGGAAGAGAGTGGCCAGGCGATCGATTTTAATGCTTTGCTTGACAGGTTAAACGGACACCCTGCTGGTTCTCAGAGAGGATGGTAA